From Pseudomonas poae, the proteins below share one genomic window:
- a CDS encoding GNAT family N-acetyltransferase — protein sequence MIRDALSQDAKRIAQVHVSSWQHAYLDLMPADYLASLSATLPQREAYWARTIEGKDADILVAEVEGDVIGWLSLGPCRDEDTPEAASGEIMAIYVLAEYWSKGIGAQLWQTGFKRLLDQGYKRITLWVLSGNERAVRFYKGLGGTEEPSSRRTLVRGGVTLDEVRYVWSN from the coding sequence ATGATTCGTGATGCATTATCCCAGGATGCGAAGCGCATCGCTCAAGTTCATGTCAGTAGCTGGCAACACGCTTATCTTGATCTGATGCCCGCTGACTATTTAGCCTCGCTTAGCGCGACATTGCCTCAAAGAGAGGCCTATTGGGCCCGTACAATTGAAGGCAAAGACGCTGACATTTTAGTCGCCGAAGTAGAGGGAGACGTTATTGGTTGGCTTTCGCTGGGCCCTTGCCGTGATGAAGACACGCCCGAAGCAGCATCGGGAGAAATCATGGCGATCTACGTTTTGGCAGAATATTGGAGCAAGGGTATCGGCGCCCAATTGTGGCAGACGGGTTTTAAGCGTTTGCTTGATCAAGGTTATAAACGCATCACCTTATGGGTTTTATCTGGCAACGAAAGGGCCGTTCGTTTCTATAAGGGTCTTGGTGGAACAGAAGAGCCTAGCAGCCGTCGCACGCTGGTGCGTGGTGGCGTGACGTTGGATGAGGTGAGGTATGTTTGGAGCAATTGA
- a CDS encoding EAL and GGDEF domain-containing protein, with translation MTMTEQLNALGSILAQGSLHSLFQPIICLSERRILGYEALSRGPSNSPLHSPVSLFSVASHAGRLSELEIACRESACRRFSEQKLPGKLFLNISPESLMETAHQPGRTLQLLRDFGIPPNQVVIELTEQTPTDDFDLLQTALHHYRNMGFAIALDDLGAGYSSLRLWSELRPDYVKIDRHFIDGIHQDALKREFVGSILQIARASRAQVIAEGIELPEELAVLTEMGVDLVQGYLLCRPQEHPPQEARQMLPKPDSANIALSDEGSDLSALLNEQPAVDQDTATAQVLESFRRQANLNSLAVLDGRGHPVGIVHRHSLSDALLKPFATDLFARKPISRLMSDDFLAVELSQSLQQVSRLLTSRARQRIEEDFIITLNGDYLGLGRVIDVLKLITELKIQQARYANPLTLLPGNVPIQQCLTRLLQQQRESVICYVDIDSFKPFNDIYGYGRGDEVLLCLAQCLNDRVDPSRDFVGHIGGDDFLLVLGPQDWRKRLNQLLDDFHTQCRRFYRAEHLDAGCFVALNRQGVRQEFALLSLSIGVVHLYPQACAQLDASQLAELASQAKHHAKDIAGYSIHVIDSMDVLTQAL, from the coding sequence ATGACCATGACCGAACAGCTGAATGCATTGGGCTCTATCCTGGCTCAAGGCAGTTTGCACAGCCTGTTCCAACCGATCATCTGCCTGTCCGAACGGCGCATCCTCGGCTACGAAGCCCTCAGCCGCGGCCCCTCCAACAGCCCGCTGCACTCCCCCGTCTCGTTGTTTTCCGTGGCCAGCCACGCCGGGCGCCTCAGTGAACTGGAAATCGCCTGCCGCGAAAGCGCGTGCCGACGCTTCAGCGAACAGAAGCTGCCGGGCAAGCTGTTTCTCAATATCTCGCCCGAATCCCTGATGGAGACGGCGCATCAACCTGGGCGCACCCTGCAACTGCTGCGCGACTTCGGCATCCCGCCGAACCAGGTGGTGATCGAGCTCACCGAGCAAACGCCCACCGACGATTTCGACCTGCTGCAGACCGCCCTGCATCACTACCGCAACATGGGTTTCGCCATCGCCCTGGATGACTTGGGCGCTGGGTATTCCAGCCTGCGCCTGTGGTCGGAGTTACGTCCTGATTACGTGAAAATCGACCGGCACTTTATCGACGGCATCCACCAGGACGCGCTCAAGCGCGAGTTTGTCGGCTCTATCCTGCAGATCGCCAGGGCCTCACGCGCCCAGGTAATTGCCGAGGGTATCGAGTTGCCGGAAGAGCTGGCGGTGCTCACGGAAATGGGCGTCGACCTAGTCCAGGGCTATCTGCTCTGCCGCCCGCAGGAACACCCGCCGCAGGAAGCGCGGCAGATGCTGCCCAAACCGGACAGCGCCAATATCGCCCTCAGCGACGAAGGCAGCGACCTCAGCGCCCTGCTCAACGAACAACCGGCGGTGGATCAGGACACGGCCACCGCTCAGGTGCTGGAGTCGTTCCGCCGCCAGGCCAACCTCAATTCGCTGGCGGTGCTGGACGGGCGCGGTCACCCGGTCGGCATCGTGCATCGGCATTCGCTGTCCGACGCCCTGCTTAAGCCTTTCGCCACCGATCTGTTTGCGCGCAAGCCCATCAGCCGCCTGATGAGCGATGATTTTCTGGCCGTGGAGCTGAGCCAATCCCTGCAACAAGTCAGCCGCTTGTTGACCAGCCGTGCGCGGCAACGCATTGAAGAAGATTTCATCATCACGCTCAATGGCGACTACCTGGGCCTGGGCCGGGTGATCGACGTGCTCAAGCTGATCACCGAGCTGAAAATCCAGCAGGCCCGCTACGCCAACCCACTGACGCTGCTGCCGGGCAACGTGCCGATCCAGCAGTGCCTCACACGGTTATTGCAGCAACAGCGGGAGTCGGTGATCTGCTACGTGGATATCGACAGCTTCAAGCCGTTCAACGATATCTATGGCTACGGGCGTGGGGATGAGGTGTTGCTGTGCCTGGCGCAGTGCCTCAACGACCGCGTCGACCCAAGCCGCGACTTTGTCGGACACATTGGCGGGGATGATTTTTTGCTGGTGCTGGGGCCGCAGGATTGGCGCAAGCGACTCAACCAGTTGCTGGATGATTTTCACACCCAATGCCGACGCTTCTACCGCGCCGAGCACCTCGATGCCGGGTGCTTTGTGGCCTTGAACCGCCAGGGCGTGCGCCAGGAGTTTGCATTGCTGTCGCTGTCGATCGGCGTGGTGCATTTATATCCACAGGCCTGTGCACAACTGGATGCCAGCCAGTTGGCGGAACTGGCGTCACAGGCCAAGCACCATGCCAAGGACATAGCCGGCTACAGCATCCATGTGATCGACAGCATGGACGTGCTGACCCAGGCGCTTTAG
- a CDS encoding FKBP-type peptidyl-prolyl cis-trans isomerase: MKQHRLAAAVALVSLVLAGCDSQTSVELKTPAQKASYGIGLNMGKSLAQEGMDDLDSKAVAQGIEDAVGKKEQKLKDDELVEAFAALQKRAEERMTKMSEDSAAAGKKFLEDNAKKDGVVTTASGLQYKITKKADGPQPKPTDVVTVHYTGKLTNGTTFDSSVDRGSPIDLPVSGVIPGWVEGLQLMHVGEKVELYIPSDLAYGAQSPSPAIPANSVLVFDLELLAIKDPAKAEAPDAPAAPAAKK, encoded by the coding sequence ATGAAACAGCATCGGTTGGCGGCGGCGGTGGCCCTGGTTAGCCTGGTACTTGCGGGTTGTGATTCGCAGACCAGCGTAGAGCTGAAAACCCCGGCGCAGAAAGCTTCCTACGGTATCGGCCTGAACATGGGCAAAAGCCTTGCCCAAGAAGGCATGGATGACCTGGATTCCAAAGCAGTAGCCCAAGGCATCGAAGATGCCGTCGGCAAAAAAGAGCAGAAGCTCAAAGACGACGAGCTGGTTGAAGCGTTTGCCGCACTGCAGAAGCGTGCTGAAGAACGCATGACCAAAATGAGCGAAGATTCGGCAGCCGCCGGCAAGAAATTCCTCGAAGACAATGCCAAGAAAGACGGCGTAGTCACCACCGCTTCCGGTCTGCAGTACAAGATCACCAAGAAAGCCGACGGCCCTCAGCCTAAGCCGACTGACGTGGTGACTGTGCACTACACCGGTAAACTCACCAACGGCACCACCTTTGACAGCTCCGTGGATCGCGGTAGCCCGATTGACCTGCCGGTCAGCGGCGTGATCCCGGGTTGGGTCGAAGGCCTGCAACTGATGCACGTCGGCGAGAAGGTCGAGCTGTACATCCCATCCGACCTGGCCTACGGCGCGCAAAGCCCGAGCCCGGCGATTCCAGCCAACTCCGTGCTGGTTTTCGACCTGGAGCTGCTGGCCATCAAGGACCCAGCCAAGGCTGAAGCCCCTGACGCACCTGCTGCACCAGCCGCCAAAAAGTAA
- a CDS encoding di-heme-cytochrome C peroxidase encodes MRIFSRVLLTIFVIFGLILAVVLYYIVNPKLPDYVPVEQVHYQDQWSAVDRQTYYFTPQGTQVKGLHYDWFTALELPFSNQRFATPDYLARFGFLVDPKQAPSAQNPGNLPVGFARHKNADDNAEYLDITCAACHTGELRYKGQALRIDGGSAQHVLPSSVPTLRGGSFGQALVASLAATYYNPWKFERFARQVLGDRYDAEQSQLRQDFKQSLNKFLKVAWNDTHRGLYPTEEGPGRTDAFGRIANASFGDAISPENYRIANAPVDYPFLWNIWTFDWVQWNGSAQQPMARNIGESLGVGATLTFFDSAGQPLQGAARYPSSVRVRDLNLIEETLQRLKPPTWPEELFGAIDKPLAAQGRALFAENCAGCHVPTVTQENGRPVQHLKMLPVDTIGTDPGAASNIADQRYDLSALQWDPAELAKLNVELHPTPTEPLDLKNISVAKGLAYVTAFVEDHAYRAAGVTPAERPRLDGYGLPIGVRELRAYKARPLAGVWATPPFLHNGSVPTIYQLLSPQDERSTTFYKGTVNYDPRHLGFETQGFKNAFLFDTKITGNHNSGHEFRAGKRGDGVIGRGLLPQERWALLEYLKVLGGPLEQHLP; translated from the coding sequence TTGCGCATTTTTTCCCGAGTTTTATTGACGATATTCGTCATTTTCGGTCTGATCCTGGCGGTGGTGCTCTACTACATCGTCAACCCCAAACTCCCCGACTACGTGCCCGTGGAGCAAGTGCATTACCAGGATCAATGGAGTGCCGTCGACCGCCAGACCTACTACTTCACGCCCCAGGGCACCCAGGTAAAAGGCCTGCACTACGACTGGTTCACCGCCCTGGAACTGCCGTTTTCCAACCAGCGTTTTGCCACGCCAGACTACCTGGCACGCTTTGGTTTCCTGGTGGACCCCAAGCAAGCGCCCAGCGCACAAAACCCCGGCAACCTGCCCGTGGGTTTCGCCCGGCATAAAAACGCCGACGACAACGCCGAATACCTGGATATCACTTGCGCCGCCTGCCACACCGGCGAACTGCGCTATAAAGGCCAGGCCCTGCGTATCGACGGCGGCTCGGCCCAACACGTGCTGCCTTCCAGTGTGCCCACCCTGCGCGGCGGCAGTTTCGGCCAGGCCCTGGTCGCCAGCCTTGCAGCAACCTATTACAACCCGTGGAAATTCGAGCGCTTCGCCCGCCAGGTGCTGGGGGATCGCTACGACGCCGAGCAAAGCCAACTGCGCCAGGACTTCAAGCAGTCGCTGAACAAGTTCCTCAAAGTCGCCTGGAACGACACCCATCGCGGCCTCTACCCCACTGAGGAAGGCCCTGGCCGTACCGACGCGTTCGGCCGCATCGCCAATGCCAGTTTCGGCGACGCCATTTCTCCGGAAAACTATCGCATTGCCAATGCACCGGTGGACTACCCATTCCTCTGGAATATCTGGACCTTCGACTGGGTGCAATGGAACGGCTCGGCCCAACAACCGATGGCACGCAATATCGGCGAATCCCTCGGCGTGGGTGCGACCCTGACCTTCTTCGACAGTGCCGGCCAGCCGCTCCAGGGCGCAGCGCGCTACCCGTCGAGCGTGAGGGTGCGCGACCTCAACCTGATCGAAGAAACCCTGCAACGCCTCAAACCACCCACCTGGCCGGAGGAGCTGTTCGGCGCCATCGACAAGCCCCTGGCCGCCCAAGGCCGCGCGTTGTTCGCCGAGAACTGCGCCGGCTGCCACGTGCCGACCGTCACCCAGGAAAACGGTCGCCCGGTGCAGCACCTGAAAATGCTGCCGGTGGACACCATCGGCACCGATCCCGGAGCCGCCAGCAATATTGCCGACCAACGCTACGACCTCAGCGCCCTGCAATGGGACCCGGCGGAGCTGGCCAAGCTCAACGTCGAACTGCACCCCACGCCGACCGAGCCCCTGGACCTGAAAAATATCTCCGTGGCCAAGGGCCTGGCCTACGTCACGGCCTTCGTCGAAGACCACGCCTACCGCGCCGCCGGGGTCACCCCAGCCGAACGCCCGCGCCTGGATGGCTACGGCCTGCCGATCGGGGTACGCGAGTTGCGGGCCTACAAGGCGCGCCCACTGGCCGGCGTGTGGGCGACCCCGCCGTTCCTGCATAACGGTTCAGTGCCTACGATCTACCAGTTGCTCTCGCCCCAGGACGAACGCAGCACCACCTTCTATAAAGGCACCGTCAACTACGACCCGCGCCACCTGGGCTTTGAAACCCAGGGGTTCAAGAATGCCTTCCTGTTCGATACCAAAATCACCGGCAACCACAACAGCGGCCACGAATTCCGTGCCGGCAAACGTGGCGATGGCGTCATCGGCCGTGGCCTGCTACCGCAGGAACGCTGGGCGCTGCTGGAATACCTCAAAGTGCTGGGCGGCCCGCTGGAGCAACACTTGCCATGA
- a CDS encoding carboxy terminal-processing peptidase: MKHLFPSTALAFFIGLGFASMSTNTFAANSWDNLQPDRDEVIASLNVVELLKRHHYSKPPLDDARSVIIYDSYLKLLDPSRSYFLASDIAEFDKWKTQFDDFLKSGDLQPGFTIYKRYLDRVKARLDFALGELDKGVDKLDFTQKETLLVDRKDAPWLTSTAALDDLWRKRVKDEVLRLKIAGKEPKAIQELLTKRYKNQLARLDQTRAEDIFQAYINTFAMSYDPHTNYLSPDNAENFDINMSLSLEGIGAVLQSDNDQVKIVRLVPAGPADKTKQVAPADKIIGVAQADKEMVDVVGWRLDEVVKLIRGPKGSVVRLEVIPHTNAPNDQTSKIVSITREAVKLEDQAVQKKVLNLKQDGKDYKLGVIEIPAFYLDFKAFRAGDPDYKSTTRDVKKILTELQKEKVDGVVIDLRNNGGGSLQEATELTSLFIDKGPTVLVRNADGRVDVLEDENPGAFYKGPMALLVNRLSASASEIFAGAMQDYHRALIIGGQTFGKGTVQTIQPLNHGELKLTLAKFYRVSGQSTQHQGVLPDIDFPSIIDTKEIGESALPEAMPWDTIRPAIKPASDPFKPFLAQLKADHDTRSAKDAEFVFIRDKLALAKKLMEEKTVSLNEVDRRKQHTDIENQQLVLENIRRKAKGEDPLKELKKEDEDALPTDADKTKPEDDAYLAETGRILLDYLKITKQVAKQ, translated from the coding sequence ATGAAGCATTTGTTCCCCAGCACCGCCCTCGCTTTTTTCATTGGTCTCGGCTTCGCGTCGATGTCGACCAATACGTTCGCAGCCAACAGCTGGGACAATCTTCAGCCTGATCGCGATGAGGTGATTGCCAGCCTTAACGTCGTCGAGTTGCTCAAGCGCCATCACTACAGCAAGCCGCCGCTCGACGACGCTCGCTCGGTGATCATCTACGACAGCTACCTCAAGCTGCTGGATCCGTCGCGCAGCTACTTCCTGGCCAGCGATATCGCTGAGTTCGACAAGTGGAAGACCCAGTTCGACGACTTCCTCAAGAGCGGCGATCTGCAACCCGGCTTCACCATCTACAAGCGCTACCTGGATCGCGTCAAAGCGCGTCTGGACTTCGCCTTGGGTGAACTGGACAAGGGCGTCGACAAGCTCGACTTCACCCAGAAGGAAACCCTTCTGGTGGACCGTAAGGACGCCCCTTGGCTGACCAGCACCGCCGCGCTCGACGACCTGTGGCGCAAACGCGTCAAGGACGAAGTGCTGCGCCTGAAGATCGCCGGCAAGGAGCCCAAGGCCATCCAGGAGCTGTTGACCAAGCGCTACAAAAATCAGCTGGCGCGTCTGGACCAGACCCGCGCCGAAGATATCTTCCAGGCTTACATCAACACCTTCGCGATGTCCTACGACCCGCACACCAATTATCTGTCGCCGGATAACGCGGAAAACTTCGATATCAACATGAGTCTGTCGCTGGAAGGCATCGGTGCCGTCCTGCAAAGCGATAATGACCAGGTCAAGATCGTGCGTCTGGTGCCGGCAGGTCCGGCGGACAAGACCAAGCAGGTGGCCCCGGCCGACAAGATCATCGGTGTGGCCCAGGCCGACAAAGAGATGGTCGATGTGGTCGGCTGGCGCCTGGACGAAGTGGTCAAGCTGATCCGTGGGCCGAAAGGCAGCGTGGTACGCCTGGAAGTGATTCCGCACACCAATGCGCCGAACGACCAGACCAGCAAGATCGTGTCCATCACCCGTGAAGCGGTGAAGCTCGAAGACCAGGCTGTGCAGAAGAAAGTCCTCAACCTCAAGCAGGATGGCAAGGACTACAAGCTGGGCGTGATTGAGATCCCGGCCTTCTACCTGGACTTCAAGGCGTTCCGTGCCGGCGATCCGGACTACAAGTCCACCACCCGTGACGTGAAGAAAATCCTGACCGAGCTGCAGAAGGAAAAAGTCGACGGCGTGGTCATCGACCTGCGCAACAACGGCGGCGGTTCACTGCAGGAAGCCACCGAGCTGACCAGCCTGTTTATCGACAAGGGCCCGACCGTGTTGGTACGCAACGCTGACGGCCGTGTTGATGTGCTGGAAGACGAGAACCCGGGTGCCTTCTACAAAGGGCCGATGGCGTTGCTGGTCAACCGTCTCTCGGCTTCGGCTTCGGAGATTTTCGCCGGCGCCATGCAGGACTATCACCGTGCGCTGATCATCGGCGGCCAGACTTTTGGCAAAGGCACCGTGCAGACCATTCAGCCGCTGAACCACGGCGAGCTTAAACTGACACTGGCCAAGTTCTACCGGGTTTCCGGGCAGAGCACCCAGCATCAGGGCGTGCTGCCGGACATCGATTTCCCGTCGATCATCGACACCAAGGAAATCGGCGAAAGCGCTCTGCCTGAGGCCATGCCGTGGGACACCATCCGTCCTGCGATCAAGCCTGCGTCGGACCCGTTCAAGCCGTTCCTGGCGCAGTTGAAGGCTGACCACGACACCCGCTCCGCCAAGGATGCCGAGTTCGTGTTTATCCGCGACAAGCTGGCCCTGGCCAAGAAACTGATGGAAGAAAAAACCGTCAGCCTCAACGAAGTGGATCGCCGCAAGCAGCACACCGACATCGAAAACCAGCAACTCGTACTGGAAAACATCCGCCGCAAGGCCAAGGGTGAAGATCCACTCAAAGAGCTGAAGAAAGAAGATGAAGATGCACTGCCGACCGACGCTGACAAAACCAAGCCGGAAGACGACGCCTACCTGGCCGAGACTGGCCGGATCCTGCTGGACTACCTGAAAATCACCAAGCAGGTAGCCAAGCAGTAA
- the rdgC gene encoding recombination-associated protein RdgC, translating into MWFKNLLIYRLTQDLPVDAEALEAAMATKLARPCASQELTTYGFVAPFGKGEDAPLVHVSGDFLLIAARKEERILPGSVVRDALKEKVEEIEAEQMRKVYKKERDQIKDEIIQAFLPRAFIRRSSTFAAIAPKQGLILVNSASPKRAEDLLSTLREVIGTLPVRPLTVKTAPTAIMTDWVTTQKPADDFFVLDECELRDTHEDGGIVRCKRQDLTSEEIQLHLTTGKVVTQLSLAWQDKLSFMLDDKMTVKRLKFEDLLQDQAEQDGGEEALGQLDASFTLMMLTFGDFLPALIEALGGEETPQ; encoded by the coding sequence ATGTGGTTCAAGAACCTGCTTATCTATCGCCTGACCCAAGATCTGCCTGTTGATGCCGAGGCGTTGGAAGCGGCCATGGCCACCAAACTGGCGCGCCCGTGTGCCAGCCAGGAGTTGACCACTTACGGTTTCGTCGCGCCTTTCGGTAAAGGTGAAGACGCTCCCCTGGTTCACGTCAGCGGTGACTTCCTGCTGATCGCCGCCCGCAAGGAAGAACGCATCCTGCCGGGCAGCGTGGTGCGTGACGCGCTGAAAGAGAAAGTCGAGGAAATCGAGGCCGAGCAAATGCGCAAGGTCTATAAAAAGGAACGCGACCAGATCAAGGATGAAATCATCCAGGCCTTCCTGCCGCGTGCGTTTATCCGCCGCTCGTCGACGTTCGCCGCCATCGCGCCGAAACAGGGCCTGATCCTGGTCAACTCGGCCAGCCCGAAACGCGCCGAAGACCTGCTCTCCACCCTGCGTGAAGTGATCGGCACCCTGCCGGTACGCCCACTGACGGTGAAAACCGCACCGACGGCGATCATGACCGACTGGGTCACCACCCAGAAACCGGCCGATGATTTCTTCGTCCTCGACGAATGTGAGCTGCGCGACACCCATGAAGACGGCGGCATCGTGCGCTGCAAACGCCAGGACCTGACCAGCGAAGAGATCCAGTTGCACCTGACCACCGGCAAAGTCGTGACCCAACTGTCGCTGGCGTGGCAGGACAAACTGTCCTTCATGCTCGACGACAAGATGACCGTCAAGCGCCTGAAGTTCGAAGACCTGCTGCAGGATCAGGCGGAACAGGACGGCGGTGAAGAGGCCCTGGGCCAGCTGGATGCGAGCTTTACCCTGATGATGCTGACGTTCGGTGATTTCCTGCCGGCGCTGATCGAAGCACTGGGTGGTGAAGAGACTCCACAGTAA
- a CDS encoding catalase family protein codes for MIIRSQYNQHSLLVRLWLRLGAFLGKTLLWLIGLGLLGWLAATAWYAWQHSGPVSPNEQIPAGEAAMTQGIIQTAVRIVDQHREGTRYLRDAHAKAHGCVKAEVSVLPDLDPALRQGVFAEPGKAWSALMRLSNGNAYPQFDSIRDARGMALKLLDVPGKQLLADQQTRTEQDFVMFSHPNFFVSDVAEYAQNIGAQADGKKVLAFFPTLDPRSWQVRHLFIALATLAPAPASPTQTTYFSVSPYKFGKANAKFRVAPDPQSCPEYVLPKQNQDLPNFLRSALSQQLSTDHVPACFVLQIQRQNPQKFMPIEDTSIEWKDSDAPFETVAKVRIPAQDFDTPEQNLACDNQSFNPWFGVAEHRPIGGINRLRKAVYEAVSDYRHSRNTP; via the coding sequence ATGATTATCCGATCCCAATACAACCAACACTCCCTGCTCGTCCGGCTCTGGCTGCGCCTCGGCGCGTTTCTCGGCAAGACCCTGCTGTGGCTGATCGGCCTGGGCTTGCTCGGCTGGCTGGCCGCCACTGCCTGGTACGCCTGGCAGCACAGCGGCCCGGTGTCGCCGAACGAACAGATACCGGCGGGTGAAGCGGCGATGACCCAAGGCATTATCCAGACCGCGGTGCGCATCGTGGACCAGCACCGCGAGGGCACGCGCTACCTGCGCGATGCCCACGCCAAGGCGCATGGCTGCGTGAAGGCCGAAGTCAGTGTGCTGCCGGACCTGGACCCCGCCTTGCGCCAGGGCGTGTTTGCCGAGCCGGGCAAAGCCTGGTCGGCGCTGATGCGGCTGTCCAACGGCAACGCCTACCCGCAGTTCGACAGCATCCGTGATGCGCGGGGCATGGCGCTCAAGCTGCTCGACGTGCCGGGCAAACAACTGCTGGCCGACCAGCAAACGCGCACCGAGCAGGACTTCGTGATGTTCAGCCACCCGAACTTCTTTGTCAGCGATGTGGCGGAATACGCGCAGAACATCGGCGCACAAGCAGATGGCAAGAAAGTCCTGGCGTTCTTCCCCACCCTCGACCCACGCAGCTGGCAGGTACGCCACTTGTTTATCGCCTTGGCGACCCTCGCGCCAGCACCGGCCAGCCCGACGCAGACTACTTACTTTTCGGTATCGCCCTACAAGTTTGGCAAGGCCAACGCCAAGTTTCGTGTCGCGCCCGACCCGCAGAGTTGCCCGGAGTACGTGCTGCCCAAACAGAACCAGGACCTGCCGAATTTTCTGCGTAGCGCCTTGAGCCAGCAGCTGTCCACCGACCATGTACCGGCGTGCTTCGTGTTGCAGATTCAGCGCCAGAACCCGCAAAAATTCATGCCGATCGAAGACACCAGCATCGAATGGAAAGACAGCGATGCGCCCTTTGAAACGGTGGCCAAGGTACGCATTCCGGCGCAGGATTTCGACACGCCCGAACAGAACCTGGCATGCGACAACCAGTCGTTCAATCCCTGGTTCGGCGTGGCCGAGCATCGCCCCATCGGCGGCATCAACCGCTTGCGCAAAGCGGTGTACGAAGCGGTCAGCGATTACCGTCACAGCCGCAACACCCCGTAA
- a CDS encoding YkvA family protein, whose product MKPPFNFTRFLPMAARLLGRGRLPTLLFAVAAKGSSQGNRLGKLKDDLKLLQALCLAYWRGEYRAISPKALISVVAGLMYFLSPIDAIPDFIPMFGMLDDIAVLAWVMKTLDGELSAFRAWREAQRPEKLAVVERLPATPALLAKETSQKN is encoded by the coding sequence ATGAAACCACCCTTCAATTTCACCCGTTTCCTGCCTATGGCCGCACGCTTGCTGGGCCGTGGGCGTTTGCCGACGCTGCTGTTCGCCGTCGCCGCCAAGGGCTCAAGCCAGGGCAACCGCCTGGGCAAGCTCAAGGATGACCTCAAGCTGCTGCAGGCTTTGTGCCTGGCCTACTGGCGCGGTGAGTACCGGGCGATCAGCCCCAAGGCACTGATTTCGGTGGTGGCGGGGCTGATGTACTTCCTCAGCCCGATTGATGCGATCCCGGACTTTATCCCGATGTTCGGCATGCTCGATGATATCGCCGTGCTTGCATGGGTCATGAAGACCCTGGACGGCGAGCTGAGCGCCTTTCGCGCATGGCGTGAGGCGCAGCGTCCGGAAAAGCTGGCCGTGGTCGAGCGCCTGCCTGCGACGCCAGCTTTGCTGGCCAAGGAAACCTCGCAAAAAAACTGA
- a CDS encoding helix-turn-helix transcriptional regulator — protein sequence MDIQIISRDGEPEYAVLPWAQYQALLKAAGQQQPAPPSSATAQAAPGQDLRPLADLRGLREAKGLAIETLARTVGISPSYLGLIESGERQPDAAIRRSLAWELGVAGWREES from the coding sequence ATGGATATTCAGATAATTTCACGCGATGGCGAACCCGAATACGCGGTTTTGCCATGGGCGCAGTACCAGGCGCTGCTAAAAGCTGCCGGTCAGCAACAACCCGCACCGCCTTCTTCTGCTACTGCCCAAGCCGCACCCGGCCAGGACCTGCGCCCGCTCGCAGACCTGCGCGGCTTGCGCGAAGCCAAGGGCCTGGCCATCGAGACCCTGGCCCGCACCGTGGGTATCAGCCCCTCGTATCTTGGATTGATCGAAAGTGGTGAGCGCCAGCCGGATGCCGCGATTCGCCGCAGCCTGGCTTGGGAATTGGGCGTTGCAGGTTGGAGGGAAGAATCTTGA